The sequence below is a genomic window from Plasmodium cynomolgi strain B DNA, chromosome 4, whole genome shotgun sequence.
AGGTCCTTGTACAACTTGTACTCTTTGATCCTCCCCATGGCTTCGAACTTTAGCTTAAGTTCTTGCTGCGGGGTGGGGCGTGTTATATGGTGTGCGAAGCTTACGTTAATCGTGTAGCGCCCTTGCACCAGTCGTGCCGCGAAAGGACACCCCCCGTGCGGGAAACTCTCTCCCTTACGTTTTTCAAATGCTTGTGGCGATTCAACTTCTCCTTCAGCCCATACAAAATGGCGTCTACGTTCGACAAacttttgtgcatttttttgtccagtGTATACATATTGGATTCGTAATTGTTTCCTCCTTTCTTGCTTCGTCTTTCGTCCTGCTTTTGACCCTCCTTTGGGGTTTGACCCTGCTTTTGACCCTGCTTTTGGTTCTGCCCCTGACCCTGCTTCTGACCATGCTCCTGACTCTTCTCTTGACCCTGCTCTTGACCCAGCTTCTGACCCTGCTGCTGTGAGGGGAGAAGTGAGACAGAAGGGATGGTCAGAAAGAGGAAAGAAGTCCTACTGCGCGGCAGAGCGGATAGCCCTTCTATGCCCCGTCAAAGGCAACCCCTTACGCGGTGTCTACACAGTAATAGGATCACCCTCTCAGTGTTCTCCCTCGTAGTGTCCCCGTTACATCCGTGTCCGCTTTTCCTGGGCAAACTTACCTGGTTCAACTGAACAGCAACAGCTGGGGTTGGAGATACCTTCTCCTGTATGCTCTTCTTTCCAAGGGAGGTTTCCTCAGAGGGGGGGACTACCTTGTGTGGACTCGCTCCTCCATGTAATTCTTCGTCCTCCCGATTCTTACCCTTTTGGGGAACCTCACAAGTGTGCATATCTGCATTAGTTGCTGCGTCCCCTTGAGGTTTTCCCCCTTCGGcggtatttttttcaatactATCCACGGCTGGGacttcattcttttttttgctccccttCCCTCCTTTGTCCGTCTCCTCGTCCTCTTCCGTATCTTCCCCTCCCTCTGCATCTGCATCGTCATCACCATAGGGATCATCATCGACATCACCATCGGTATCACCATAGGCATCAACATCGGCATCAACACCGGCATCACCATCAGCATCACCACCGGCATCACCATAGGCATCACCCTGactcctttttgctttcctttcTCCAGCATCTTCCTCCCCATGCTTACTCCCTCTTTGCTGTTTGTTACCTCCAttatcttcacttttttctcccgCTGCGTTTTCTTTGACGGAGTCCCCTTCCATGTCCTTTGCACTTTGCACGTCGTTGCTCTTCGGGAATTCTTTTCCCACCTCCGGATTTCCACCTCGCGGCAATCCCCCATTCACCTCTACCCCATCGTTATAGCCTTTGTTTGGAGgaaccattttttcctcctccccatttgtgtaaCCACTGAGTTTTAAACTCTCCTTTGAGTCACTTATCTGTATTGAGCTAACGATGGGAAGCTCTGTTTTTTCCGCCACGATAATCGTGTTAGTGCTCTTTTGAGCCTCCGCTTTGGCTTCTTCGACTGCTTCGGCTTCGACTGCTTCGGCTTCGACTGCTTTGACTCCTCCGACTGCTTCGGCTTCTTCGACTGCTTTGACTCCTCCGACTGCTTTGACTCCTTCGACTGCtttggcttcttccccgtTCGAATTGCTACCAGGTGGTGATCCCCATTTGTCTTCTACTCCATTTGAagcattttccatttttgagtccactttttttacatccctCAAAGTATTACCAATTCTTTTCGAACCctccattttctcctccccctggtAATCACTCTTAGTTTTATTTCCCCATTCCCTCTCCTCTACTTGgtactcctccttttcttcttcgtcctcAGGATCCTCCATatcgtcttcctcctttgcATACTTTGCCTCCTCTAGGTCCTCCATatcgtcttcctcctttgcATACTTTGCCTCCTCTAAGTCCTCCACATCGTCTTCCCCCTCGAAATCCTCCttgtcttccttttcctcctctacTTCTTTCTCCTGCAGGTCATCCATTTCTCCTTGGGAGGTCTTTCGGTTTTCCGTTTGGATGTCACTTTGTTCCGTTGCTTTGGCGTCCTTTTTTCGGCTTGCCGCTTGGGCGTCACTCTGACTTACCTTTTggcctccccccttttttccttcatttcggAGATCCGCCTTCCCTTCCACGTGTACCTCCATTTCAGTGGCCCCCCTTTCgacatttttctcctccacccAAGTGTcctctttccccttctcttGCGTCTTCGTCTCTCCTTCTAGGATGCAACTCTCATCGTCGTCTTTTTCTGTACCCATGTCAACAGTTATGTTATCCTTCCTCTGATCTTCCTTTGGTTGGTTCGTTTTTTCAATACCCTGCTGTTCTTTTGGGGGGCCTCCCCGCGGTTCGCTCTTCGGTTGGCTCTTCGATTCGCTCTTCGATTCGCTCGTCGGTTCGTCCTTCTTCTCACTCGTTGCCACACTGCCTACCGCATTACTGGCCGTCCCTCTGCCAATCTCATCAGTCTCCGCCACTCCGTCTACCTCATCCTTATCCACACTCAAGCAACTGTTAATTGTGCACTCCTGCAGGAAACTCACCTCCGATGGGAAGTCTGTCGAAGCGAACTCCGCTTCGCTTCCATAGTCACTTGATTGTCTTTCGTCTATTCCGTGGGGGGTTCCTCTCTCGGGGGAGAAGGTGCCGCCATTGGGTGTGCCATCCGGTTTGTCCTTTCCCCCCTCGTGCGAGTCCAAGTGGTAGGGGGTGATGGATGTTGGGGGTTCTATGTGGAAAGAGGAGGGGCGAAGGGAGTGTGAAGGAAGGCGAAGGGAATGTGGAGGAAGGCGCGAGAAATGTGAAGGAAGGCgaagacaaaatgaaggaggcACGAAGCGAATGCAAAACGCGCAAAGAATCCTTTTAGCAGTGCCCCCTTGTGGAGACCCGCCTTATCGCTACCTCTGTTCCTGAGAAGCCCCTTTGCGCACAGAAGCACGAACGGAAAAAACAGGTATTTCATATTGTCCCTGCTGGGTGGGTGACATTAAGGGGGGAGCGTCGCCTGGGGGAATGCCTCTCGAGTGGACACCCCTCAGGGAGCAACGCAGGGGGGGATAGGCAAATCGCTTGACAAATCGCTTGGCAAATCACTTGGCAAATCGCTTGGCAAATCGCTTGGCAAATCACTTGGCAGATAACCGTTTCGGCCGACATTCGACCCAGTCGCCCCCTGCGCACGCCAAGTGTTGACACCACCTTATCCGctgcgtctttttttttgggggggccTCTCTACGAAGTGCACCGTCCTCGAGGTTAAACATTCATTTGGTGTTCCCCAGTAGACAGCGAAAATGTGTTACTCCNNNNNNNNNNNNNNNNNNNNNNNNNNNNNNNNNNNNNNNNNNNNNNNNNNNNNNNNNNNNNNNNNNNNNNATAATCATATAGAATGGATGGTTCTGttctttcttcccccttgttGGAAAACTCTCGAAGGTAATTCCTACGGATCCGTCTGTTGCGCGTGTTTTCCCACGTTGGGGTAGGGGTCAAAAAtggtgcaaattttttttttttttaacctgtTTGTTCTTAATTTATGAGTGTTTGCCTTGGGGGCGAAAGAAAATGAGGACATACACGCGTTCGCGTAAAGGCATGCGTCCACATTGACGTATATTTCCGTGTGCTGTACATGTGCGCGACATGTGCgctacatatgtgcatacacatAGCCAGTGACCCTGCGCGGCGGTGAAACAACCTGGGGGATACCGTTCACTCGGCGATGAAAGGACTCATCATACACGCATGCTCGCATGCACTCGGGAACACATACTCAGACGTGATACCAGGCGGACAGATTTACGTAAAACGTGGGACAGGGGTTAAGAAATCATCCTCcatccccccaaaaaaaaagaacaaaaaagttgTATGCATTTGTAGTGCATTTTGTCTATTCGTTGTTAACTTCACgggggtggaaaaatgggcacatgGGAACGCGGAAAAATGGacacatggaaaaaatgaaaaaaccaAGCTGCGCAAGAAAggaggtgggaaaaaaggtgcgaaaaaaagaggtgggaaaaaaggtgagaaaaaaagaggtgcgaaaaaaagaggtgcGCAAAAGGAACTACATCAAAGGAACTGCGTCAAAGGAGCTGCATCAAAGGAACTGCGTCAAAGGAGCTGCACCAAAGGAACTGCGCAAAACTGAACGGATGCACACTCGCATTTGCCCAACACTTGCGCATTCTTCCCCAAGAAAACACACACCATCGGGCCGCGCCACATCGCGTGGCACTTTCCTGGGCCGCCCTCTCCCCCCAACAGCTCTCAAGGTGAACACCAATTACGTACGTGTAaacaaaaacagaaaaattaaaaatatacttggCAAAAGCCTAAATatacagtaaaaaaaaaaaaaaaaaaaaatcataattaaaaaatgactgACCAGCAAACTTGTGCTGGGTTGCTGTGTGGGGGGNNNNNNNNNNNNNNNNNNNNNNNNNNNNNNNNNNNNNNNNNNNNNNNNNNNNNNNNNNNNNNNNNNNNNNNNNNNNNNNNNNNNNNNNNNNNNNNNNNNNNNNNNNNNNNNNNNNNNNNNNNNNNNNNNNNNNNNNNNNNNNNNNNNNNNNNNNNNNNNNNNNNNNNNNNNNNNNNNNNNNNNNNNNNNNNNNNNNNNNNNNNNNNNNNNNNNNNNNNNNNNNNNNNNNNNNNNNNNNNNNNNNNNNNNNNNNNNNNNNNNNNNNNNNNNNNNNNNNNNNNNNNNNNNNNNNNNNNNNNNNNNNNNNNNNNNNNNNNNNNNNNNNNNNNNNNNNNNNNNNTTAACTTAATAATGCTTCAGATCTGAACTGTGGAGGAGGGGCAGCTCGGCACAAAAAATTGACCCCACCGTCTCGGTGACCAGCGGGAGGGGGTGTGCCTAAcagggagggaagaagctgGCTTCCACATGTcgggcgcaaaaaaaaaaaaaaaaaaaacttcttcaGACACACTTCAACCAAACGTGTAGTCAACTTAAGCACAAGGAGTGCCTCACAAGGAGCGTCTCACAAGGAGCGTCTCACAAGGAGTGCCTCACAAGGAGCGTCTTACAAGGAGCGCCTCACAAGGAGTGCCTCACAAGGAGCGTCTCACAAGGAGCGTCTCACAAGGAGCGCCTCACAGCTCGTGGTAATTCATTGGCTTGCAGGAAAAGCCAGCCAGGGCGTTCTTCGAAATTAAGTAGTTTATAAATCCTTCCAAGTTGTACTTGTGGCTCTTCCAAAGGATGAATCGCTTACGTTCAGCGAGCATGCTGTTTACCTTCTCCTGTACGCGCTCCTGTACATCATCCAGCTGAATATCTACGTTTTCAATTATGTCATTGTGTTTGATGACCTCAATTTTTGTTATCTTCAAGTCCTTCACTACAATGTCTGTAATATAGTTGGGAGGCTTCCTATCATTACAGTGAGCAGACATGGTAATAGAGAAGGTGGGTTTGCTTCCAATAAGGAAGGCATAGGTGCTGATAGGACAGAAATTCGTTCCGATACAgagctttaaaaaaagtgggccAATTATATGCTTAAAGTAACCATCCAGGATTAAGTTATACTTTCCTTtgtcataataaaaatgaagattcGCTATTTTGATAGAACTAATTCCTTGCAAAAAGAGCAAGGTGGCATGGTAAAATGTCTTCTCCTCGTGATAGATATGCCCGACATTGTAACAGGGCTCCTTTGCTAGGtatttcttcgttttgcatttccctATGCTGTTTGGAATAAGCGAATGAAAATGGGCtgacttaaaaaatgtgttaagTCTTTTATTCACTGCATTAATGTTGAACCGGAATATGCCCTCCCTCTTAAAGAACACCATGAACGTGGTGATAATAATTAACACAAAAAGAAATCCGTGAAGGAGGATAAACACTAGTGATACTCTTTCTGAAGCTCCCAATCCTAGTGCTTTCCTCAGCAGTCTTCCAACAAAACCTCCAAaaccttttcctcctcctccaccacccttgttcttcttcttcctcttctccaGGTGGAATAGCAAAATGGATTTTATtggcataaaatttttcaagtaTCCCTTCGGGTCACTCTTAAAtgttgtcccttttttggaggcTTCTCCCGATTCGGTTTCGTCTACTTGGTTTTCTCCTCCATAGATAGTCATTACCCCCTCGTTGGCGTTTTCTCCTCTGCCCGGGGCGTCTGAACTTTCAGATTCCGCCGCGACGGCCAGTACTCTGGGGGAGTCCTCACCTTCCTCTTGTTCCTCCACCTCTGCTGAGGGGTGTTGTCCCTTTTCACCGACCCCCAAACCATCACTGGGTGCACTTCGCGGGATGCGCGCTGTGCCGCTGTTCACAAAGCATTCATCTTTATCGGGGCTTCCCACCCCTGCATGCACTTCCGCTGGTACTCCCGTTGGTACTTCCGTTGGTACTCCCGCTGGTGCTTCCGTTGGTGCTTCCGTTGCTGCTTCCCTTGGTGCCTCCCTTGGCACCTCCGTTGGTGCTTCTGTTGGCACTTCCCTTGGCACTTCCGTTCGTGCTGCCGCTGTCGCCGCTACTGTCGCTTCGCCCTGCGCTTGCCCCTCCTCGGCGCTGAGCTGGGAGTCCCTATCCGAAATCAAGTTAAACTCATTGATCTCGTCGTTGTCCACGCGCGTGTTCTGATACCCCAGGCTGGTGTCATTCTCATACACGCGATGCATCATCATAGTTTGTACAGTGTCCGTGTGCTCCTTAGTAATGTGATTATGCTTCAtcgaggaggaaaaaaagtgttccTTCTTCAACAAAAACTGAAAGAAGTAGGAGTAAATGGGCACATGCCAGTGCTCATGTTTCTGGATATTCAAATCCACAATTTCGCTATATcgattattttgaaaaagagtgatcctcttcttcgtcttcttcaatttcttcaCATACAACTCCCACTGACGGACATACAGATTGATCGAAAGACACAACAGACCATACACAGCGAACAAaagaaatttgcaaaattttacaGTGTTGCTCTTGTATAAAACGAGAATATTCAAATTATGTGTGTGCTTTACTATCTGATAGAAGGTCAACAAGGAAATGGAAATTATTTCTCCTAACGATATATGCATACAGAAGGAACAAATagtggtgaaaaaaacggagagagaaaaataaaaatttaacatccTATTGAAAATAAAGCTAGTATTTATATCTTCACTTTTGCTACTCGAAATGGTACTGTTATTTGGAGAAGTGAGATCATCTGACGTATTCGATAGACGATCATTCTTCTCGATCtctttctttatatataagtaATTGTAACGTTCTGAGACCATCATCTTCTGATTATCCTCCACCTCAGGACTGAACACCAACTCGTCATTCAACGCACACATTTTCTTGTACCCACGAGAAAAATTCACATAATATAGGTTCATAAATAAgacactcaaaaaaaaagacactcCAATAATTACAGGGAAGATAAATGGTAACATGACGAAGAAGGGGTAAATGTAACTCTTGTTTATCTTCAGCTTTAAAATGTTGAGCATGTCAATAAAATCGATTAATATTCCCTCCACGTTAAAGTTGAAGTAACTGAGATAGATATATATACCCACCATGCTGCATTCCACCGCCGttattaaatatacacaCAGACAGAGGAAGAGAAATAGAAAACACGCATACCCTATTTTGATTTTGTTCAATCTGCATTCATGGAAGTTGGTCTTCAATAacgaattaaatttttttttttttaaatatatatacgcgtcattatttttcatcaccTTGTATAGGTAGTTTATATTGTTTAACGTTTGGAGCTTGTTATAACATAGGAGTTGCTTCTCATACCTTTCGTGTGGTTGGAATGGAGTTGGTTCCagatttacatttttttgacgGAGTGCTCCTCTTTCATTTAAGATACTATTAATATCCTCATGGTCATATGCCATAAactctgcttctcctttccaTCTACCACTCCCTCGATGCATTCCTCCGTTGTAGTGAATTTCACGTGAATGTGCCCCTCTCTGGTGCACACTCGGAATGGAAAGATCATGATGGTACATTCCACGATGATCAACTATTCCTGTCGCTCCTCCTAGATGATCTTCTCGGGAGTGCCTCCCCTCATGGgaaactctttttttcccacctctCCGGTTGTTCTTTGTAAGACCCTTCGTCCATTCCGCTCCCTTTTGTAAAGCGGAATCACGCTGCTCTGAATTGTTTGCCCCATTACTGTCAtgttcctcctcttcttcctcgaggtcttcccctcctcctctACGTGTCAAACGAGTTTTATTCACTTCACTAATGGTTGGGTCATCCTCCCCGTTCCTCAACTGCCCATGGGGTACCACCCTTTCCCTCTTAACGTAATCCAACTCTCTACTCTCCCGTATATCCTGATGCAGATTAGTCCTCACACTTAGACGCCTCTCCGCAGGCaacgaatatatttttatattcccctttttaaatatatgaattttaAGTGACGTTAGAGTAAGcaggaagaaagaagaaacagtCGACAACAGACAgtagtttaaaaaatggtatGCTCCACTTAGGATCTTTGCCTCCAAAAAATACAGATTTAAAGAGGACACGATGAAGAGAGATATTAACACGTCCACAAACTGAAACCTCGAAATGGAACTCAGGAtgctgaattttttcaaaataaattgctcattttcgtttacagtgttaataaaaaaaatgtcatcctcctcctcatccttttcttcctcttcatgcTGCAGATTCAAATTatacaatttgaagaagcagtaaaaattgtCGCTCACCATTATaaacttcaaaatggggataaTTATCGAAAAGAACAGCAGCATGGCCATGTTGAAGTAACTCTTGCTCGTGAACAGCATCCATATTGACTCGAGGATGGAATTTTCGTACACCTGTGTGCTGTCCGCGATGatatctgcaaaaaaaaaaaagggggatgtGCGGGGCAAGTAATTCGGGGTGCTTCAGAGGTAGGTGTGGTGCACACGAGGATGGGTTTGACCCTCAACTGGGAATGTCACCCAACAGGGCATATCACTCAACAGGGCATATCACTCAACAGGGCATATCACTCAACAGGGCATATCACTCAACAGGGCATATCACTCAACAGGGCATATCACTCAACAGGGCATATCACTCAACGGGGCACACCGCTCACGGGGGAACACCGCTCAACGGGGCATGTCCCCCCACTTACTTCCGTGAAAGACGATCTTAACCGCTGGGTTAATAATCCCattgatgaagaaaaagtaggAAATGTAGAAGAGAACGAAGGACAAAAACAAGCTGTTGTTAATGATGTAGATCTTCCTCTTGCTCGAAATGGTCAGCTTTCGTGCGATCTGCTCCCTACACCTtctgtacatatttttcagaAATGGCATCATTTTGAGGACTGTTTTTTGGGGAGGTGATGTTTCGTGTGCATGCGATTTACGGCAGCGGCGGCGTGCGGTGCGGAATGAGATGCGGAATGCGATGCGTAATACATTTGCGTTTGTGGacttccgctttttttttttttgtttcattgtAGGCGCGAGAACCTCATCGATTCGCAGCTTTATGTTTGGTAAAACAAAGAAAGCCCAGGTTCATGGTTAGGCGGGGGGTGCGGCGGGAGTAGCAGATAGATCGTCAGCTCTCGCGGTCGTGCGCCGTCAAGCGGATGCGAATGAAGGGGTGAGTCCGCCCAGGAGAATGGCGCTTGGCGGGCACTACTCAGCCGAT
It includes:
- a CDS encoding hypothetical protein (putative); the protein is MKYLFFPFVLLCAKGLLRNRGSDKAGLHKGALLKGFFAQPPTSITPYHLDSHEGGKDKPDGTPNGGTFSPERGTPHGIDERQSSDYGSEAEFASTDFPSEVSFLQECTINSCLSVDKDEVDGVAETDEIGRGTASNAVGSVATSEKKDEPTSESKSESKSQPKSEPRGGPPKEQQGIEKTNQPKEDQRKDNITVDMGTEKDDDESCILEGETKTQEKGKEDTWVEEKNVERGATEMEVHVEGKADLRNEGKKGGGQKVSQSDAQAASRKKDAKATEQSDIQTENRKTSQGEMDDLQEKEVEEEKEDKEDFEGEDDVEDLEEAKYAKEEDDMEDLEEAKYAKEEDDMEDPEDEEEKEEYQVEEREWGNKTKSDYQGEEKMEGSKRIGNTLRDVKKVDSKMENASNGVEDKWGSPPGSNSNGEEAKAVEGVKAVGGVKAVEEAEAVGGVKAVEAEAVEAEAVEEAKAEAQKSTNTIIVAEKTELPIVSSIQISDSKESLKLSGYTNGEEEKMVPPNKGYNDGVEVNGGLPRGGNPEVGKEFPKSNDVQSAKDMEGDSVKENAAGEKSEDNGGNKQQRGSKHGEEDAGERKAKRSQGDAYGDAGGDADGDAGVDADVDAYGDTDGDVDDDPYGDDDADAEGGEDTEEDEETDKGGKGSKKKNEVPAVDSIEKNTAEGGKPQGDAATNADMHTCEVPQKGKNREDEELHGGASPHKVVPPSEETSLGKKSIQEKVSPTPAVAVQLNQQQGQKLGQEQGQEKSQEHGQKQGQGQNQKQGQKQGQTPKEGQKQDERRSKKGGNNYESNMYTLDKKMHKSLSNVDAILYGLKEKLNRHKHLKNQELKLKFEAMGRIKEYKLYKDLMQKSVEIVTLRLMKINEDLKKLKKSSDIALQKYINENGYWLMNFSDWAKYDKAQEKKVASGTKNRGDEKKNKLFCPVDCYRKNCHNKPNYPTQCYKLEQRGSQIQKICEPFVDLHSGTCPTDFHHCAIAEPERNKKYSIFAWGYNLHECLQLLVVNKGSTCSPSSIKKNILESEDILLEPVSTKLLHNEILLKNIKIKTPGEYNICLAQFYQQPDAEDLLTENASNRSGKPSKPGRANKAQKSDIQILGIDTIGTLYVLPTPSRK
- a CDS encoding hypothetical protein (putative), coding for MMPFLKNMYRRCREQIARKLTISSKRKIYIINNSLFLSFVLFYISYFFFINGIINPAVKIVFHGNIIADSTQVYENSILESIWMLFTSKSYFNMAMLLFFSIIIPILKFIMVSDNFYCFFKLYNLNLQHEEEEKDEEEDDIFFINTVNENEQFILKKFSILSSISRFQFVDVLISLFIVSSLNLYFLEAKILSGAYHFLNYCLLSTVSSFFLLTLTSLKIHIFKKGNIKIYSLPAERRLSVRTNLHQDIRESRELDYVKRERVVPHGQLRNGEDDPTISEVNKTRLTRRGGGEDLEEEEEEHDSNGANNSEQRDSALQKGAEWTKGLTKNNRRGGKKRVSHEGRHSREDHLGGATGIVDHRGMYHHDLSIPSVHQRGAHSREIHYNGGMHRGSGRWKGEAEFMAYDHEDINSILNERGALRQKNVNLEPTPFQPHERYEKQLLCYNKLQTLNNINYLYKVMKNNDAYIYLKKKKFNSLLKTNFHECRLNKIKIGYACFLFLFLCLCVYLITAVECSMVGIYIYLSYFNFNVEGILIDFIDMLNILKLKINKSYIYPFFVMLPFIFPVIIGVSFFLSVLFMNLYYVNFSRGYKKMCALNDELVFSPEVEDNQKMMVSERYNYLYIKKEIEKNDRLSNTSDDLTSPNNSTISSSKSEDINTSFIFNRMLNFYFSLSVFFTTICSFCMHISLGEIISISLLTFYQIVKHTHNLNILVLYKSNTVKFCKFLLFAVYGLLCLSINLYVRQWELYVKKLKKTKKRITLFQNNRYSEIVDLNIQKHEHWHVPIYSYFFQFLLKKEHFFSSSMKHNHITKEHTDTVQTMMMHRVYENDTSLGYQNTRVDNDEINEFNLISDRDSQLSAEEGQAQGEATVAATAAARTEVPREVPTEAPTEVPREAPREAATEAPTEAPAGVPTEVPTGVPAEVHAGVGSPDKDECFVNSGTARIPRSAPSDGLGVGEKGQHPSAEVEEQEEGEDSPRVLAVAAESESSDAPGRGENANEGVMTIYGGENQVDETESGEASKKGTTFKSDPKGYLKNFMPIKSILLFHLEKRKKKNKGGGGGGKGFGGFVGRLLRKALGLGASERVSLVFILLHGFLFVLIIITTFMVFFKREGIFRFNINAVNKRLNTFFKSAHFHSLIPNSIGKCKTKKYLAKEPCYNVGHIYHEEKTFYHATLLFLQGISSIKIANLHFYYDKGKYNLILDGYFKHIIGPLFLKLCIGTNFCPISTYAFLIGSKPTFSITMSAHCNDRKPPNYITDIVVKDLKITKIEVIKHNDIIENVDIQLDDVQERVQEKVNSMLAERKRFILWKSHKYNLEGFINYLISKNALAGFSCKPMNYHEL